AATAGATCTTCCCTGAACTCGCCGTCTGCGACCATTTGCGGGAGATTGCGCGAAGTTGCAGCGATAACGCGCACATTCACCTTGCGGCTGACGGTCTGCCCAACGGCTCGGATCTCGCTCTCCTGCAACACCCGAAGCAGCTTGACTTGAAGTGGAACAGGCATTTCGCCGATTTCGTCCAACAAAAGGGTGCTCTCGTCGGCCTCTTCAAACAGGCCTCGTTTGGAGCGATCGGCCCCGGTAAAGGCGCCTTTGGCATGGCCAAACATTTCGCTCTCCAGCAACGCCTCGGGAATACCGCCGCAATTGATGGCTACCATGGGTTTATCGCGGCGTGGTCCGGCCCGGTGGATGGCGCGCGCCACCAACTCTTTGCCCGTGCCGCTTTCACCGACGATCAAGACCGTGGTGTTGTACTGTGCCACTTTGGCCGCCAGTTCGAAAACATCCCGCATGGCCGGGCTTTTGGCCAACAGATGGCCGAAACGGTATTGCCCTTCGAAGCGGCGCACTTGCTCCTTGAGCATCACGTTTTCCCGTTTCAGACGGTCCCGTTCCGCTGCTTTTTCGATCACCAGCTTGATTTCGTCGCTTTTAAATGGCTTGGAAATGAAATCATAGGCGCCCAGCTTCATGGCATCGACGGCCAGATCGATGGTCGCGTAGGCCGACATCATGATGATGGTGGTCGTATCGGAAAGTAGTTTGGCATGTTTAAGAAATGCCATGCCATCCATTTTCGGCATCTTGATATCGCACAGCACATAATCGTACGGGTGGATTTTCAGCGCCTCGATGCCGGCCTCTCCGTTCTCCGCGGTTTCAACGACATAACCGTCCCGCTTGAGCATGCTGGCCAGCATGTGACGCATGTTTTCTTCGTCATCGACGATCAGCACACTGGGTTGAGCCCTCTTTGGCGTGTTGTTGTTCTTCATAAACGCATGACATCCGATGCAGTTTTAGCGTGATTGAGAATCTCCGTCCCTGGGTTGGGGAGCCGTACCGGTCGGCTCCAGCGGCAGAAGAATCGTAAATTGAGTGCCGCTGTTCTCCCGGCTCTCCACCGAAATCGTGCCCCCCATCTTTTGAATGATCATATAACTGACGGCCAGGCCCAATCCCGTCCCCTTGCCCGGCTCCTTGGTGGTGTAAAAGGGATCGAACACGCTTTCGATCTGATCCGGGGAGATACCGTTGCCGTTGTCCTCGAATCGAATGCCCAGTACCTGATGCGAACTCGGTGGTGTTTCGTTCCAGGTTCGGATCCCGATACGGCCTTGCGTCAACCCGTGAGCATCGGCGATGGCATCGCCTGCGTTGAGAAGCAAGTTGAGAAAGACTTGGCGCAACTGCTCTGCGTTGGCCATGAGGATGTCATGCCCGGCTTCGAGCTTCAAATCCATTTCTATGCCGCTCATCAAGGGCTGGGTTCCCATGACACCGGCGATCTCCTCGAGCACCGCGTGGACCGATATTTGCTGAGGTTCACTCTTTTTGGGGCGTGCCAAATCCAGCAGTTGACGGATAATCGTGTTGATGCGCTGGATCTCTTTTTCGGCACGCAGGCTGAAATCCTTGAGTTCCTCAGGTGCCAGATCCGGCTGCCTGATCAATTCCATATAGCCGAGCACAATGCCGATGGGATTTCCGATCTCGTGGGCGATGCCGGCGGCCAGTCGACCGACGGAGGCCATCTTTTCGGCACGCACGATCTCGTTCTGGGCCTCCTTGAGTTCCTGATTGGCCTTTGCCAGGGAGACGACGCTCGCTTTTAGCTTTTGCTGATCTTCCGCTATTCGCTTCAGCATTCTGTTCAGAGCCGAGGAGAGCCGATTGAGTTCGTTGTCCTCCCGTCTGAAGGTGAAAAAAAGATCTTCGTCGGAGCTGTATTCGTCCGCCTGACGGACGATGCGGTCGATGGGATGCAGATAGATTCGGAAGATGCGATACAGGCCTACTGCGGAAAAGATGATGCTGTTCAGCAGAATGTAGTAGAGAACCGGCTTGTTGTATTGACGCAATTTGTCATATAGGGGCGCCAATGGAACGACCGCCGCCGCGGCTCCTATAACCGTCCCACCGCCGTCCAGTGCAACGGCCACCAATTCGTTCGAAGCGCTCCACCAGAAAACGGCCCACATCAATCCCAACGCCTCCTTGCAGGGCTTTCCGGTATGCAGCGCCGAATCGACGGCCCGCCGGAGACGCTCCGGCGAATGGTCGGGATGGCCTTTTTCAAATCGCAGGGTGCCGCTGCGATCGACAATGGCAACCGCCGAAAAAGCATCATTCGCCAGCATTTCGGGAGGTTGCCGGGGAACCTCTGAATCCGCTGCGTCGATCGGTTGTTCCAGGTCATGCAACGCCTGTCGGGCGGCACTTTCCAGTATGGCGCTATGTAGATCCAATCGATGACGGACAACGAATCCCTGGAGAACCAACACCGCGAGAATGTCGGCGATCAACGCCGACAAGAACACCAGCAACACCACATGGAATGCGATCTTGGTCCTGAATCCACGTATGGCCACAACCACCTCAACGACAAGAACGGGTCAATGCTTCTCCATGGTCAGGCGGTGTGCCTGGATCGGCGCCAGCGTTGGGACAGATACAACGCCCCCATGATCGCAAGGCCTATCAAGTAGGTCCAGTAGGGACTGTACTGAAATCCGATCCACTGCGCCACATATTTCGGCTGCATCAAAATGAAGGTCGCGCAAAGTAGGATTGGAATCTCATAAGCTTTGTTGCGCGTGATCAGCCAACCCTGGGTCGCGGCTGCAAAGGCGAAGTTTCCCATGCAGGCCATTGCGAATACGAGCAACCCCAATGGCCAGCTGGTAATACCATCTAAGATCAGGTCGGCATTGAAGATGAACATGAAAGGCAGGATGGCGGTGCGGATATCGTACATGAATCCTTGCAGGCCGGTGGGAATGGGCGGTGATTTGGCAATAGCGGCCGCTGCGTAAGCCGCCAGACCCACCGGAGGGGTGTCGTCGGCCAGGATGCCGAAGTAAAAACAGAACAGGTGCGCGGCCATGAGCGGGACGATGAAGTCGTTTTGCGCACCGACGACCACCAGGGCCTTGGCCGTCAGGCTGGCCATCACGATGTAGGTCGCGGTGGTGGGCAGCCCCATGCCGATGAGCAGGCTGGCGATGGCGGTGATGATCAGCATCAGGAAGACATTACCGCCTGAAAGGATCGCGACCACTTCGGTGATACGGCTGCCCAGCCCCATGGCCACCACCCCTACGATGATGCCAGCCGCGGCAGTGGCCAATGCGACCGACACCATGTTTCGTGCGCCGCCGACCAGGGCCTGAACGATATCGATGAATCCTCTGACAAAACCGGGTAGCAGGGGTTCCTTGTTCAAGTAAGCCTGGATGGGACGCTGAGCGAACATGACGATGGCCATGACCCATATGGCATTGAAGGCGGCCGTGTCCGGGGTGTGCCGCACTACGATCAATTCGTACAGCAGCATGAACAGGGGAAACAGAAAATGGGCGCCCGACATGAGGGTCTTCCAGAAAGGCGGCAATTCGCTCCGGGGCATCCCGGTGAGACCCAGCTTGGAAGCCTCGATATGGGTGATGAAAAAGAGGGCCGCATAGGAGGCGAACGCTGGAATGGCGGCCGCCTTGACCACCTCGATGTACGGCACGTTGACGTATTCGGCGATGATGAAGGCGGCCGCTCCCATGATGGGCGGCATCAGTTGTCCGTCCGTGCTCGCGGCCACCTCGATGGCCGCGGCCTTTTTGGGTGGATAGCCCACTTTTTTCATCAAAGGAATTGTAAAAGTGCCGGTGGTCACGATGTTGGCGATACTCGAGCCCGATACGAGTCCCGACAACCCGCTGCCCACCACGGCGGCCTTGGCCGGTCCCCCCTTGAAGCCGCCGAGAATGGAGAGCGCCAGTTGAATGAAATAGCGCCCGGCGCCGGCGCGATCGAGCATGGCGCCGAAAAGAACAAACAGGAAAACGATGCGCGCCGATACGTAGAGGGGAATGCCGTAAATCCCCTCGGTCGACATGCTCATCTGGCCCAGGAAGCGATTGAGGGAAACCCCCTTGAAAGCAATGACGGAAGGCATATAGGGCCCAAGGAAGGCATACAGGATGAACCCTAAGGCAATGATGGGCAGTGCGGGGCCGATCACCCGCCGGGAGGCTTCGAGCAGCACGATGACCAGTACGGCCCCGGCGATCAAATCCAAGGTGTTGGGGGCACCGATGCGCATGGCCAGCCCCTCGTAGTCCAGGGCGATATAAAGGGCTGCCAGGGCCGCCACGATGGCCAGAAGAAAATCGAGCAACGATATACGATGCTGGGCCGAAAGAAAAGAGAGCCTCCCGAGCTCTCTTTTCAACATCGGCACATTCAGAAAGACGATCAGGAAGGCAAACGCCAGGTGGATGGCACGAGCGTAAGTGGAATCGATAATCAACCAGCTGGCGATGGAAAGTTGAAAAAGGCTCCATGCCACGGCGACAATTGGAACAATAAAACGCGTCCAGTCCTGCGGCTGGCGCCCGAATAGTCCCTCTTCTCTTTCCGCCAGCCGCTTGGCCCGGTCCAAACCATCGTCTATGGAATCATTTTCCTCTGGGGTCGCTTCAAGCCGGTCTCTGTCGCTCATTTTTCTCCTGGAGGATACACCAAAGGTTGATACCCATCGCAAGTCGCCTCGACCATTATATCAATCCGGCCTCCTTGTAATACTTCATGGCGCCGGGATGAATCTCCGCGGAAAGACCTTCTAGCATGTCTTCTTTCGTCAATACACTATAGGCCGGATGGAGCCCTTTGAACTCCTCGAGATTTTCAAACACTTCTTTGGTCACGGCATAAACGACATGGTCCGGCACCTTGGCCGAGGTCACCAGTGTGGCCTTGACGCCGAACGTATCGACGTCGCCTTCATTTTCAGCCCCCGGGTACTCCTTCACTGGCACGAAGGATTTGGCGTAGTAAGGATACTTGGCTAACAGCTCATCAATACCGGTGATGGGAACGAATCGCACCTTGCGGACACCGGCGGTGGCCTCTTTAAACGCACCGCTGGGATGTCCCACCGTGTAGAAGAAAGCGTCAATACGGCCATCCTGGAGCAATCCAGGTGCCTCGGCCGCCTTTACGCTCTCGGCCTGCAAATCTTTCTCGTAGTCCAACCCGACGGCCTGCAGGGCATCGATGGAGTTCTGGCGCTGACCCGAGCCCGGGTTGCCGATGTTCACACGTTTGCCCTTCAAATCACGAATATCTTTTATGCCGGCATCGACGGCCGCGGCCAGGGTGACCGACTCGGGATGGATGCTGAAGACCGCCCGCAAATCGTTCTGGGGCCCTTTCTCCTGCCATTCGGCCATGCCTTTGATGGCCTGGTACTGGCGATCGGATTGAACGATGCCGAATTCCAGGTCGCCCGCCATGACGGCATTGACGTTAAACACCGAACCGCCGGTGGCCTCGACCGTGCACCGGATGTTGTATTGGTCTCTTTTATTGTTCACCATCTTGGCGATCGCGCCGCCGGTGGGATAATATACGCCGGTGATTCCACCGGTACCGATGGTGACATAAGCCGTTTTGACCGCCTTGTCGCCGGTGTCTCCGGCATTGCCGGTATCGGACTGTTTGTCACCGCCGCAAGCGGCCAGCATGAAAATGAGAAAAATCGAAGCCATAAGAATAAAAACTTTTTTCATAGAACCCTCCTGTCTGTTCGCATGGTCTCATCGTCCATCGCATCGATGGATCGAATCGGTGACGTTGCCAAAGGCGAAATTTCTAATGTGAATGGCATTAACAGACGATCATTGCATTCATCTGTTTTATAGATAGATATTGAACAAGTTTACCATCAGTGCCGGCTCAACCCGCCCGATGAAATGGTATGCGATCGGCGGGGATCTTCCGGTGCCTCGTTTGACACGGATTTAGGTGCAGTTTATAAGCGATCACGCCGGCGTTTTGATTGGTAAACTTTTAGAAAATAGAGCTAATCGATACTACATGTCAACCTCCACCCCCGATTTTGGTCAAAACGGATCATTCCCTCAGGTATCGGTCATCGTGCCGACCTACAATCGGGCTTCCCTGCTGAAAGAGGCCCTCGATTCCGTCTTGGCTCAGAGCTACCGGAATTTTGAACTGATCGTCGTGGATGATGGTTCGACCGATAATACCAGGCAACTGCTGGCACCCTACGGAGACCGGATCACTGTGTTGTTTCAACCGAACGCGGGGGTGAGTGCCGCACGCAACCTCGGTATCCAGGCCGCATCCGGCGATTTGATCGCCCTGCTCGATTCAGACGACTATTGGTTGCCCGAAAAACTGGCCGCACAGGTCGCTTTTTTTAAAGCGACGCCGCAATCCCTGATTTGTCAAACCGAGGAGATCTGGATTCGAAACGGCGTCCGTGTCAATCCCAAGCGCCGCCATCGAAAATTGTCGGGCATGATTTTCCAGGCGTCACTACCGTTGTGTCTTATCAGCCCTTCGGCGGTCATGATGCGCAAATCCCTTCTGGATGAAGTGGGTCTTTTCGACGAAGATATGCCGGCATGTGAAGATTACGACCTGTGGCTGCGCATCACGTGGAAATATCCTGTTCATTTGATCTCTGTTCCGTTGGTGGTCAAAAGAGGCGGGCACGCCGATCAATTGTCGCGATTGCCGGAACTGGACAAGTATCGCATCCGCTCGATTACACGGATGCTCCTCAAAGGGGTCTTGTCAAAAGAAGAGCGGCAGGCCGCCTGTAGGGTGCTCGAACAGAAATGTCGCATCTATGCGGAAGGGTGCTATAAACGTGGGCGTGACGATGAGGCCGATTTTTATCGCGCGATAGCCCGTCAATTCCTTCCTTGATGGCCTGCACCGGTGCTCCCCGCTCGGTCCGACACATCTGTAGTGCGAGGGCGCCTGTCGATCTCTTTGCCTATCGGACATCGTACCTCGACGATGTGATTGAGTTTGACCGTGTACCCCCAGCATTCGATCAGCGGTGCGTTGCAGTGGGCGCACCAGGTGTTCTCACCTTTTTCGGCAAACACATTGCCAATGTACACATACTTAAGGCCTGCTTTTTTACCGATGTCATCGGACAACTTTACCGATGTCATCGGACAACGATGATGACATAAATGGCACCGGACGACCTGATCTTCCAACTCTTCATACAGACAGGCTTTCATGGCGCGATCCTGGTTCCGGGCCGCCGGAACGACCATGTCGGCGACACCTTCCCATGCATGAATGATCGGAGGTAGCCGGCCCCACAGGGGCAGATCCGGTCATCACGCGAGGCACCTTTTTCGGTCGATAGCGGATCGCCAACGGTCGTGTGCGAAACCTGGGTACAAGGGTGGCCGTCACGCCGGCAAATGCACCGAATGGGCAGCGTTGTAAAATGGCCGATCGTTCAAAATGTTCCATCATGCGAGTGGTGTGATAAGGGAACTGGCATGCCGTGCGCCATACCACCGGCACGTTGCCGGCCACGGAGCGAATCATTTTTTTCAGTTTCCAGGGGCTGAAAAACCGGACCTGGGAAAAGACGCCTGGCCCACGCCAGCGCTGGGTTCCATTGATGGCGAAACGATTTAGAAGCCCAAAAAAAACCTTGTCCTTGGCCACCCGGCAGGCCTCTTCGATGGCCTTCATCGGATCGTCTGCAAATTCAAGGGCGATGAAGAATATGGCGTAGTTGAAGGAATTGTCACCAAAGGGCAAATCCTCGGCATATCCGCGGTACAATTCCACTCGGTTCTGAAGAGCTGCAAAGCAAAGATCGAGCATATAAGGGGACGGATCGACTCCGGTGACGTTCAGCCCCATTTCCACCAAGGGCCTCGTACTCAATCCTGAACCGCAGCCGATGTCCAATACCGACTCGTTCGGCGAGGGTTGTAAAAGGTCGAACATCAGTTGATGTTCCAAACGTGCGGCGCGGCGGTTGTGCTCGAGGGTTGCCCACTGTTCGTATTCACGTGCATCTTGAAAATCGAACACATACCCCATCGGGCGCATCCCCCCTTTCCTGATTAATTGAATATTGAACACCTGCGAGGGCCTTGTCAAACAGAGTTTAAAACCATACGGAAACCGCTTTACACCAGGGTCGGAATATGATCTGAAGTGGCGGAAAATTCATAAAACCCGGTTTGCAGCCGCAATGAAACGGATAAAGAGAGAATCGATATGACGCTGACTCCTTTGGAAGCCATTTCTCCGGTGGATGGACGCTATCGGGGCACGACCCAGGTCTTGTCGGCCTTTTTTTCGGAAAGCGCACTGATCAAATACCGGGTTCGAGTGGAAATCGAGTATTTTATCGCCTTGTGCGAGCTACCCCTACCCCAGCTGAAAAAGATCGACAAACGATCGTTGGCCTCCTTGCGAGATATCTATTTGACCTTTGACCTGAACGATGCCCAAAGGGTCAAAGACATCGAGAGGGTCACCAATCACGATGTGAAGGCGGTGGAGTATTTTATCAAGGAAAAGTTCAGTGCCTTGGGCTTGACCCCTTTCAGTGAATTTATCCATTTCGGACTCACCTCACAAGATATCAACAATACCGCCATGCCGTTGGCACTTAAAGAATGCTGGCAACAACACATATCGCCTGGACTTCAAGCCGTTACAGCTGATTTGACCGAAAGGGCGCTGGCATGGAAAAAAATCCCCATGCTGGCCCGCACCCATGGACAACCCGCCTCTCCGACGCGTCTTGGAAAAGAGATCTTCGTCTTTGTCGATCGATTGACCCAGCAATACGAATTGATGACCCACGTCCCCTTTTCGGCCAAATTCGGTGGCGCGACCGGCAACTTCAATGCCCATCTGGTGGCCTATCCAGAAGTGGACTGGATTGACTTCGGCAATCATTTCGTCAACGACATCCTCGGGTTGTCACGTTGCCGGGTGACGACCCAGATCGAACACTATGACCATCTTGCCGCCTTTTGCGACAGCGTCAAACGCATCAACACGATTCTCATCGATCTGTGCCGCGACATTTGGTCCTATGTGTCCATGGACTACTTCAAACAGAAAATAAAAAAGGATGAGGTTGGGTCGTCGGCCATGCCCCACAAAGTCAACCCCATCGACTTCGAAAATGCAGAGGGCAATCTGGGCGTCGCCAACGCCATGCTTGAACATCTATCCGCCAAGTTGCCCATTTCCAGGCTTCAGCGCGATCTGACCGATTCGACCGTCACCCGGAATTTGGGGGTGCCATTGGCACACACCCTCATCGCCTTCCGATCGATCCAAAAAGGGATGGCCAAATTGGTCCTCAATGAAACCGCCATCGACAAGGATCTGGAGAATAACTGGGCGGTCGTTGCAGAAGGGATTCAGACCATTTTGCGCAGGGAAGGATACCCAAAGCCTTACGAGGCACTCAAGGCCCTCACCCGAACCAACACAACGATCGATGCCCAGGCCATTGCCGATTTTATCGCCACCCTGGATGTGCCCCCTGGAGTCAAAGAGGAGTTGTCGGCCTTGACGCCCCATAGCTATACGGGTCTGATCGACTTTTGAGGCACTGTCCGCCGAAGCCCGCTCCCTTCTCTTGCTATCAAAATGATATACTTAAAATTATTAGGTATATTTTACCTATAGCCCATTTTTTTTATCCTTGTAGGCCTCAAGTTTGTCACGGTCAGGCCGATTTATGAGTAGAAGCGAACGGAACCTCACAAGGAGATTGAGAATGGGATCGATGAAACTGGATTTACGCTATGCATCCGACAACTTCGAGCAATCCGTCGATAAATTCTTTGACACCGCTTTTGGGCCGTCGGCAGCCCTGTACCGCCGGGTGACACTTTGCGGATGGCGTCCGATATCCAATCACCCCAATGTTTTTAGCTGCGGTCGCCGGTCAAATGACATTCAGCACCCCTCCATATCCGGAACCAAGCCGGAGGGGATCGCGGTTTATGAAACAGACGAGGGAATGACCATTGAAGTGGCCTTGACCATCATCAAGGAAGAAAGCCTTCACCTCGCTATTTTGGATAAAAAACTGGTCATTCGAGGGGAAAAAATCGGCAGCCCTCCAAAGAGTGCATCTTTTTCCCTGCAATCAAATAAAAATTCGCAATTTCAGCATCTTATACATTTACCAGAATCGATTAGCTCTGGCAGTTTTCGTGCCCAACTCAAGGGAGATGTCGTTCAAATCGAATTTGTCAAACAATGAACAAAAACTGGGGTATCTTCGATTAGGTAGATCAGCTATCGGGCCATCTTCGCATGCGAATACATACAAGCATAAGAATGTCGCTTTTGTTTCTGGCACTCATAAGCATTTCCATCGGTCACGCGGATGAGTTGGTGTTGAAAAGCGGCGAACGCTTTTCATCCGATCGCATTTGGGAGGAAAATGGCAAGATTCGTTTCAATATGCATGGATTGCTGGTGAGCGTCGCGAAGGAGGAAGTGGTTTCGATCGTCCGGGAAAAAGATGTACTCGATAGGGGAAAAGGAACAGTCACGGCTTTTCGTCCCAAACCGACCAGTATTGAAGAAAACGATGCGTCCTTCCGGATCCCCGATTCTGCAGTTGATGTCGAAAACCGTGAACTAGACCGATATAACGGGCGTCGTCCTCTGATCGAACGCAACCATCGTACCTTTTCCCGCAAAAACCAGCCGGAGCTTGGCACCGGGCTGGAAAACATCTCCTGGCGCATGAAACCGGCCGCAATCCAGGGCCTTGAAAAAATCAAGACCGACCTGATCTTTGGCGGTATCGATCAATACTGGCGTCCGGAGCATCCCCTGTCGATCAGCGGGGCGCCGTTAGACGGATTGGTATACGGCTTTTGGGAAGACCAACTCTATTCGATCGTGATGTGGGCCGATGGATCTATCGGATTTCATCGACTGAGAGATGCCCTTTTTACGAAATACGGCCCAGGCACTCAGAACAGGATCGGTGTGGAACGGTATGTTTGGCTGGAAAAAGAGACACAACGCATGCTTGAATATGACACCGACCTCAACACCGCCATTTTCGTTATGCGTTCAGCAGAATTAGACCACCATCTCAAAAAAAAATATCCTTCCGAGAGCAAGATACCCTAAAATTACTCTACGAACTCAATCCTCAAATGGGCCCCCACGTTCACGGGCCGATCGATCTGTTGATTGGCCAACATGATCGTTTCCGTCTGCTCCCATGCAGGGACATTGATCCGACCGATAGAAAAGGATTCATCAGGTTTGACCAATGCGCGTGTCTGATCCAGCTGAGCGAAAAGAAGATCACGGGATGTATCGCGGTCATATTGCCTGACATCTTCGACGATCCGATCGCTGTCGGTGCCTTCGACCGCGGTGGTCCAGCCTTTGATCAGGCCTTTTATGAATCGCTGCACCCGTTCAGGATGTTCTTCGAGCAACCGTTTGGATGTGACCACTGAATTGGCGACAAAAAAGACGCCATAAGACTCGGGATCCAGAAACGCAATGGAAGCACCTGATGCCGTGAGCCTGTGCCCGATTTCAACGCCCTGCGTATTGATATAGACAGGCCATAGGTCGGCTACCCCTCTGTAAAAAGGCGTGTAATCCAGACGCACGCTATACAGCCGGACCTGCCGATCGGATAGGCCTGACTTGACCAGCAGGGTACGCATGATGATCTCATCATTTTTCCCGAAGGTGACCCCGATGGTCTTGTTTTTGAGATCGGTTAACCCGTCGATGCGAATTTTGTTCTTGAAGTAAACCCATTGCAATGGATTCTTCTGGAACAGCTGGGCGATCACCACTACCGGAGATCCTTTGGATATCGCCTGAATGACCTGATCTCCCGAAGCCACACCAAAATCAGCGTGTCCCAACTCCAGATCGCGAATGGCGTCTCTTTCCGGACCGCCGGATTTTAGGGTGACGGTCAACCCCTGCTCTTCGAAGCAACCCCGATGAACTGCAACGATATCGCCCACCGTGGACATGTTGATCAGCCATTTCAGTCGGTAGGTAATGTTTTCCTTGGCGACGGCCGGATCAGATACAAAAAACGTGATCCCTAACGCTACTGCAATTGGAATCAGACGTGTCAGTCGGTCAATGAGCAATGGAAAAAGAGAGCATACCCCAATCACCATAAACCTCCAGTTATTGCTCCCATGCGTTTTTGACCAGCCGTCCCGCGACTTCCAATGCGCCCTGGTAGATGGACAATGTGATTCCGATCATAAAAAGGGCTACCAGGATTTTCGAAAGATCACTCTGATATAGGGCGATACGGATACTGTAGCCAATGCCGGCGTTTGCCGCGATAAACTCGGCAACGATGGTGCCAGCCATGGCCAAGGTGGCACTCCCCGCAATGACGGTCGTCAATTTTGGCAGATTCTCAAATGCCCGGATTTTGACTTCGAGTTGCCAACGCATCCGCCCGGTTTGTTGATAGAAATGTTCAACCTCGGTTATCGGTTCGGCCAGTATGCCGACCACGGACAAGAGTAAAGGAAAATAGCAAATCATGGCGGCAATCAAAAGCCTCGATAAAAACCCATCGCCTAACAGGATAAAAATAATCGGCGCCAGTGCCACGATGGGATAGGCTTGGATATTGTAGGCCGCTACCTTAATCAGGCTTCCGAGCCAGGTCGTCTTTCGACCCAAAATGCCGACTATAAAGGCCAGCATAATCGAAAAAATTTGCCCGATGATGGCCACACAAAGTGTGCTGAACACGTCGTGGGCGTAGGTCGACGAGATTTCTCCAAATGTTTTGAGCAGGATTCCCAGACTGGGTATCACATAGTCTGAGAGATTGACCACATATTTGATCATCAAAAGAAGGGCCAGACCGATCAGATAAATCATTAAAAATTGATAGATACGTCTAAGCAGCATTCATGATCTCCAACATGGT
This Desulfatitalea tepidiphila DNA region includes the following protein-coding sequences:
- a CDS encoding Hsp20/alpha crystallin family protein, with product MGSMKLDLRYASDNFEQSVDKFFDTAFGPSAALYRRVTLCGWRPISNHPNVFSCGRRSNDIQHPSISGTKPEGIAVYETDEGMTIEVALTIIKEESLHLAILDKKLVIRGEKIGSPPKSASFSLQSNKNSQFQHLIHLPESISSGSFRAQLKGDVVQIEFVKQ
- a CDS encoding ABC transporter permease; amino-acid sequence: MIKYVVNLSDYVIPSLGILLKTFGEISSTYAHDVFSTLCVAIIGQIFSIMLAFIVGILGRKTTWLGSLIKVAAYNIQAYPIVALAPIIFILLGDGFLSRLLIAAMICYFPLLLSVVGILAEPITEVEHFYQQTGRMRWQLEVKIRAFENLPKLTTVIAGSATLAMAGTIVAEFIAANAGIGYSIRIALYQSDLSKILVALFMIGITLSIYQGALEVAGRLVKNAWEQ
- a CDS encoding ABC transporter substrate-binding protein, which encodes MVIGVCSLFPLLIDRLTRLIPIAVALGITFFVSDPAVAKENITYRLKWLINMSTVGDIVAVHRGCFEEQGLTVTLKSGGPERDAIRDLELGHADFGVASGDQVIQAISKGSPVVVIAQLFQKNPLQWVYFKNKIRIDGLTDLKNKTIGVTFGKNDEIIMRTLLVKSGLSDRQVRLYSVRLDYTPFYRGVADLWPVYINTQGVEIGHRLTASGASIAFLDPESYGVFFVANSVVTSKRLLEEHPERVQRFIKGLIKGWTTAVEGTDSDRIVEDVRQYDRDTSRDLLFAQLDQTRALVKPDESFSIGRINVPAWEQTETIMLANQQIDRPVNVGAHLRIEFVE
- the purB gene encoding adenylosuccinate lyase; this translates as MTLTPLEAISPVDGRYRGTTQVLSAFFSESALIKYRVRVEIEYFIALCELPLPQLKKIDKRSLASLRDIYLTFDLNDAQRVKDIERVTNHDVKAVEYFIKEKFSALGLTPFSEFIHFGLTSQDINNTAMPLALKECWQQHISPGLQAVTADLTERALAWKKIPMLARTHGQPASPTRLGKEIFVFVDRLTQQYELMTHVPFSAKFGGATGNFNAHLVAYPEVDWIDFGNHFVNDILGLSRCRVTTQIEHYDHLAAFCDSVKRINTILIDLCRDIWSYVSMDYFKQKIKKDEVGSSAMPHKVNPIDFENAEGNLGVANAMLEHLSAKLPISRLQRDLTDSTVTRNLGVPLAHTLIAFRSIQKGMAKLVLNETAIDKDLENNWAVVAEGIQTILRREGYPKPYEALKALTRTNTTIDAQAIADFIATLDVPPGVKEELSALTPHSYTGLIDF